Proteins encoded by one window of Massilia sp. NR 4-1:
- the fliD gene encoding flagellar filament capping protein FliD produces the protein MINPSIISTMYGNSGSLGGVGTPSSAVYAKVERALASQAGVAQRLNTSLASSQTRLSGLGQLQSALADFQAVAKGLSGSGLSTSATSSGKGVLTVSSGATAKAGSYAVDVSRLAQGQVLTSETQLSNSAKIGTGAPATIKVEFGVQGDKGFTPGKDGGKSITIDSSNNTLDGLASAFKAAGIDASVVKTGGGFALAIKGADGEAQSMRISVTGDAALKDMLAYNGAANSKLTQTQAAQDALLTVNGKQVQSAGNTLDKAIDGLKLTLTGKGKTDITVTQDASQIASNVGKFVDAFNSLNTRLAVLQKGDLKSGNAVAQAGAQLSQLMRTGGGNISTTALADAGISFDSSGKVQLDEKKLKAAIAADPAAVSALFTNGGKGIADQMAGRIDSLTGADSTLKREVASVGKEITNLNGKRAELSKALTAQANALVKLYTQQEQAGNNPALPGYTGPRSLFDMLA, from the coding sequence ATGATCAATCCTTCCATCATTTCTACCATGTACGGCAATAGCGGCAGCCTGGGCGGCGTCGGCACGCCTTCGTCCGCCGTTTACGCCAAGGTGGAGCGCGCGCTCGCCAGCCAGGCGGGCGTGGCCCAGCGCCTGAACACCAGCCTGGCCAGCAGCCAGACCCGGCTGTCCGGCCTGGGCCAACTGCAGAGCGCGCTGGCCGACTTCCAGGCCGTGGCCAAGGGTTTGTCGGGCAGCGGGCTGAGCACCAGCGCCACCTCGTCCGGCAAGGGCGTGCTGACGGTGAGCAGCGGCGCCACGGCCAAGGCGGGCAGTTACGCGGTCGATGTCAGCCGCCTGGCCCAGGGCCAGGTCCTGACCAGCGAGACCCAGCTGTCGAACAGCGCCAAGATCGGCACCGGCGCGCCGGCCACGATCAAGGTCGAATTTGGCGTGCAGGGCGATAAGGGCTTTACGCCTGGCAAGGATGGGGGCAAGAGCATCACCATCGACAGCAGCAATAACACCCTGGACGGCCTTGCCTCCGCCTTCAAGGCCGCCGGCATCGATGCCAGCGTGGTCAAGACCGGCGGCGGTTTCGCGCTGGCGATCAAGGGCGCGGACGGTGAAGCGCAGAGCATGCGCATCAGCGTCACGGGCGATGCGGCGCTCAAGGATATGCTGGCGTATAACGGCGCGGCCAATTCCAAGCTGACCCAGACCCAGGCGGCGCAGGATGCGCTGCTGACGGTCAACGGCAAACAGGTCCAGAGCGCCGGCAATACCCTGGACAAGGCCATCGACGGCCTGAAACTGACCCTGACCGGCAAGGGCAAGACCGATATCACGGTGACGCAGGACGCCAGCCAGATCGCGTCCAATGTCGGCAAATTCGTGGACGCTTTCAACAGCCTGAACACCCGCCTGGCGGTGCTGCAAAAAGGCGATCTGAAATCCGGCAATGCCGTGGCCCAGGCCGGCGCCCAGCTCAGCCAGCTGATGCGTACCGGCGGCGGCAATATTTCGACCACGGCGCTGGCCGATGCCGGCATCAGCTTCGACAGCTCGGGCAAGGTTCAGCTCGACGAGAAAAAACTCAAGGCCGCCATCGCCGCCGACCCGGCCGCCGTGTCGGCCCTGTTCACCAATGGCGGCAAGGGCATTGCCGACCAGATGGCGGGCCGCATCGACAGCCTGACGGGCGCCGACAGCACGCTCAAGCGGGAAGTCGCTTCGGTCGGCAAGGAGATCACCAATCTCAACGGCAAGCGCGCCGAACTGTCGAAGGCGCTGACGGCCCAGGCCAATGCGCTGGTCAAGCTGTACACCCAGCAGGAGCAGGCCGGCAACAATCCCGCCCTGCCAGGCTATACCGGACCGCGCTCGCTGTTCGATATGCTGGCCTAA
- a CDS encoding PilZ domain-containing protein has translation MLADQRQAARKILRVKAMILMDGGTPMAARTFDLGTTGMSVTTDHKVEIGKLGQVVFEMLVEGKPQLLTCRSKVTQCIFSGDEFKVGFAFQNLDQAVLTALTRFMR, from the coding sequence GTGCTAGCAGACCAAAGACAAGCGGCGCGCAAGATCCTGCGCGTGAAGGCAATGATTTTGATGGATGGCGGCACCCCGATGGCGGCCCGCACCTTCGACCTCGGCACCACCGGCATGTCGGTGACGACCGATCATAAGGTCGAGATCGGCAAGCTGGGCCAGGTGGTATTCGAGATGCTGGTGGAGGGCAAACCGCAATTGCTGACTTGCCGTTCAAAAGTCACGCAATGCATTTTCAGCGGCGATGAGTTCAAGGTCGGCTTCGCTTTCCAGAACCTCGATCAGGCCGTACTGACGGCCTTGACGCGCTTTATGCGCTGA
- the radA gene encoding DNA repair protein RadA, producing the protein MAKAKTNYTCSECGGTSSKWTGQCAACQQWNTMVETVIEAPGANRFSQSAHQALAQTAPVLSLKDIEALDVPRFGTGIEEFDRVLGGGLVAGGVVLIGGDPGIGKSTLLLQALANMAQLKSVLYVSGEESGAQIALRAKRLAVDAHELKLQAEIQLEKILNTLHELKPQVAVIDSIQTLYSDALSSAPGSVAQVRECAAQLTRMAKQSGVTIILVGHVTKEGALAGPRVLEHIVDTVLYFEGDNHSSFRLVRAIKNRFGAVNELGVFAMTDKGLKGVSNPSALFLSQHDNQVPGSCVMVTQEGTRPLLVEIQALVDASHLPNARRLSVGLEQNRLAMLLAVLHRHAGIAAFDQDVFINAVGGVKITEPAADLAVLLAINSSMRNKALPRGFVVFGEVGLAGEIRPAPRGQERLREAAKLGFSIAMIPKANVPKQPVEGMTIIAVERIDDAFSRLRELQ; encoded by the coding sequence ATGGCCAAGGCAAAGACCAACTACACCTGCAGCGAGTGCGGCGGCACCAGCAGCAAATGGACCGGCCAGTGCGCCGCCTGCCAGCAGTGGAATACGATGGTGGAGACGGTGATCGAGGCGCCCGGCGCCAACCGTTTCTCGCAAAGCGCGCACCAGGCGCTGGCCCAGACCGCGCCGGTGCTCTCCCTGAAAGATATCGAGGCGCTCGACGTGCCGCGTTTCGGCACCGGCATCGAGGAATTCGACCGCGTGCTGGGCGGCGGCCTGGTGGCGGGCGGGGTGGTGCTGATCGGTGGCGATCCCGGCATCGGCAAATCGACGCTGCTGCTGCAGGCGCTGGCCAATATGGCCCAGCTTAAAAGCGTGCTGTATGTCAGTGGCGAGGAATCGGGCGCCCAGATCGCGCTGCGTGCCAAGCGCCTGGCCGTCGATGCGCATGAGCTGAAGCTGCAGGCCGAAATCCAGCTGGAGAAAATCCTCAATACCCTGCATGAGCTGAAGCCGCAGGTGGCGGTGATCGACTCCATCCAGACCCTGTATTCGGACGCGCTGAGCTCGGCCCCGGGCTCGGTGGCCCAGGTGCGCGAGTGCGCGGCCCAGCTGACGCGCATGGCCAAGCAGAGCGGCGTGACCATCATCCTGGTCGGCCACGTGACGAAAGAGGGCGCCCTGGCCGGACCGCGCGTGCTGGAACACATTGTCGATACCGTGCTGTATTTCGAGGGCGACAACCATTCCAGCTTCCGCCTGGTGCGCGCCATCAAGAACCGCTTCGGCGCGGTCAATGAGCTGGGCGTGTTCGCCATGACGGACAAGGGCTTGAAAGGCGTCTCCAATCCCTCGGCCCTGTTCCTGTCCCAGCACGACAACCAGGTGCCCGGTTCCTGCGTGATGGTGACGCAGGAGGGCACCCGTCCGCTGCTGGTGGAAATCCAGGCCCTGGTCGACGCCAGCCATCTGCCGAATGCGCGCCGCCTCTCGGTGGGCCTGGAGCAGAACCGCCTGGCCATGCTGCTGGCCGTGCTGCACCGCCACGCCGGCATCGCCGCTTTCGACCAGGATGTCTTCATCAACGCCGTCGGCGGGGTCAAGATCACCGAGCCGGCCGCCGACCTGGCGGTGTTGCTGGCGATCAACTCTTCGATGCGTAACAAGGCATTGCCGCGCGGTTTCGTGGTCTTTGGCGAGGTCGGGCTGGCGGGCGAGATCCGGCCCGCGCCGCGCGGCCAGGAGCGGCTGCGTGAGGCGGCCAAGCTGGGCTTCTCGATCGCCATGATTCCCAAGGCGAATGTGCCGAAACAGCCGGTGGAAGGCATGACCATCATCGCCGTCGAGCGCATCGACGACGCCTTCAGCCGCTTGCGGGAACTGCAATAG